Proteins from a single region of Desulfatiglans anilini DSM 4660:
- a CDS encoding M48 family metalloprotease, with product MKKMGFRNQWVFVLLAVCLLILPACAIDPVTGRTQLMLMSEEQEIQMGRQSDQAVSKEYGLYDNTPLTAYVAGIGQRLGGLSHRPHLPYQFAVLDTAVVNAFAAPGGYVYMTRGILGSLNSEAELAAVLGHELGHITARHSAEQYSRAQLAQIGLAAGMLFSPTLQRFEDAAQTGVQLLFLSFSRENEREADDLGVEYASKAGYDANQMAVFFETLERMNPSSDRSGLPEWFSTHPNPDDRMGAVRRKTAEWQGRLGARQYRVDRERYLMRIDGLVFGGNPREGYTTGGVFYHPDLRFQFPVPGGWALQNTRQVVRVMSPSKDAALTLSMAAAGTPRDAAGAFVSQSGAQVVDSGEETVNGLRAVRLVSQVRTNQGVLGVLSYFIQKDGKIFEFQGFCAAGSFSSYSPVFRQAVGGFQALRDSARIDVRPDRIRIVKAPSSGMLGQVLRALGAPQDKVEEWALLNGGSVNTPVEKGALVKVIRK from the coding sequence ATGAAGAAAATGGGATTCAGGAATCAATGGGTTTTCGTTTTGTTGGCCGTGTGTCTTCTCATCCTTCCGGCCTGTGCGATCGACCCGGTTACCGGGCGGACCCAGCTCATGCTGATGAGCGAAGAGCAGGAAATTCAGATGGGGAGGCAAAGCGACCAGGCGGTTTCCAAGGAATACGGCCTTTACGACAACACGCCCCTGACGGCTTATGTGGCGGGAATCGGTCAGCGGCTCGGGGGGCTTTCCCATAGGCCGCATCTGCCTTATCAGTTTGCGGTTCTGGATACGGCCGTGGTGAATGCCTTCGCCGCCCCCGGGGGCTATGTCTACATGACGCGGGGGATCCTGGGGTCCCTCAACAGCGAGGCGGAGCTGGCTGCCGTCCTGGGGCACGAACTAGGCCACATCACGGCCAGGCATTCGGCCGAGCAATACAGCCGCGCGCAGTTGGCTCAGATCGGCTTGGCCGCCGGCATGCTCTTTTCGCCGACGCTGCAACGCTTCGAGGATGCAGCTCAGACAGGGGTCCAGCTGCTTTTCCTGAGTTTCAGCCGCGAAAACGAGCGGGAGGCGGATGACCTTGGGGTGGAGTATGCCAGCAAGGCAGGGTACGACGCAAACCAGATGGCGGTTTTTTTCGAGACCCTGGAGCGGATGAATCCCTCCTCGGACCGCAGCGGTCTGCCGGAATGGTTTTCGACCCACCCGAATCCCGACGACCGGATGGGGGCGGTCAGACGCAAGACCGCTGAGTGGCAGGGTCGGCTGGGGGCCCGGCAATACCGTGTGGATCGTGAGCGTTACCTGATGCGCATTGACGGGCTCGTGTTCGGGGGCAATCCGCGCGAGGGATATACCACCGGCGGTGTTTTCTACCATCCCGATCTCCGGTTTCAGTTCCCCGTCCCGGGCGGATGGGCCCTACAGAATACCCGTCAGGTGGTCAGGGTGATGAGCCCAAGCAAGGACGCCGCCCTCACCCTTTCGATGGCTGCTGCCGGAACGCCTCGGGATGCGGCGGGGGCTTTCGTGAGCCAGTCGGGCGCCCAGGTGGTCGATTCGGGCGAGGAAACCGTCAACGGGCTACGGGCTGTCCGCCTCGTGAGCCAGGTGCGGACGAACCAGGGGGTGCTTGGGGTATTGTCCTACTTCATTCAGAAGGATGGCAAGATATTCGAGTTCCAGGGTTTTTGCGCCGCCGGCAGCTTCTCCTCCTACAGCCCGGTTTTTCGGCAGGCCGTGGGAGGATTCCAGGCCCTTCGAGATTCTGCCAGGATCGATGTCCGGCCGGACCGGATCCGCATCGTCAAGGCCCCTTCCTCGGGGATGCTGGGGCAGGTGCTGAGGGCCCTCGGGGCTCCGCAGGACAAGGTCGAGGAGTGGGCCCTATTGAACGGCGGATCGGTGAACACTCCGGTTGAGAAGGGTGCTCTGGTGAAGGTTATCCGCAAATAG
- a CDS encoding anthranilate synthase component II, which produces MLLVMIDHYDSFTYNLVQLFQEFDIDIPVFRHDAIDKQKLDRLRPDWVCLSPGPGTPGDAAETKELVKRLARRVPLLGVCLGMQILNEVYGGRTVRSPLPVHGKASPVHHTGRGIFRGLPSPFQAARYHSLQVVPGSDLEPLAHAEDGVIMGLQHRHLPIWGVQFHPESFFSAYGLQLAENFLRLAPGFPAHQIVPQPVSERFPRWKQPCAEHQPPPGEIAP; this is translated from the coding sequence ATGCTGCTCGTCATGATCGACCACTACGACTCTTTCACGTACAACCTGGTGCAGCTCTTCCAGGAATTCGACATCGACATCCCGGTCTTTCGCCACGACGCCATCGACAAGCAGAAGTTGGACAGACTTCGGCCTGACTGGGTCTGTCTCTCACCCGGGCCCGGCACCCCCGGAGATGCTGCAGAGACGAAAGAACTGGTCAAGCGCCTTGCCAGGCGTGTCCCGCTCCTGGGGGTCTGCCTCGGCATGCAAATCCTCAACGAGGTCTACGGCGGACGGACCGTCCGAAGCCCGCTGCCGGTCCACGGCAAGGCCTCCCCGGTCCACCACACAGGGCGGGGCATCTTCCGAGGGCTGCCGTCGCCCTTCCAGGCGGCACGCTATCACTCCCTTCAGGTGGTGCCGGGCTCCGACCTGGAGCCCCTGGCGCACGCCGAAGACGGCGTCATCATGGGGCTGCAGCACCGCCACCTGCCCATCTGGGGGGTCCAGTTCCACCCGGAATCGTTTTTCAGCGCGTACGGGCTGCAACTGGCCGAAAACTTTCTGAGGCTCGCCCCCGGCTTCCCCGCCCATCAGATCGTACCGCAGCCGGTGAGTGAGCGGTTTCCCCGCTGGAAGCAACCGTGCGCTGAACATCAACCGCCCCCCGGAGAAATCGCGCCATGA
- a CDS encoding 4Fe-4S dicluster domain-containing protein: MTSQQRTTPSEEILDLEGFERLIAALKQAGYTTIGPLERSGAIVLGEIGSTADIPAGRVDEQDAGRYRLMDEPAGSLFAHVVGPHSLKHHLYPAEIRLIGAHLTDSGFKLEAFKEDPPRYAFIGVRACDTAAVAVLDGVLLDGPSADPVYAARRKKMFIVAVDCTRPGGTCFCVSMKTGPRVVSGFDIAMTELNLDGRHCFVARAGSREGEQILKSAGAKLAPEEDKRLAAEVMEKAARKMGRRMDTETLDALFFEHFEHPHWDEVAARCLTCGNCTLVCPTCFCHGVSEENAVDGRSAGRIRMWDTCFSRDFSYIHGGSVRESARSRYRQWMTHKLVTWVPQFGARGCVGCGRCITWCPVGIDITAEVKALQA; this comes from the coding sequence ATGACGAGCCAACAGCGAACGACGCCGTCTGAGGAGATCCTGGACCTCGAAGGATTCGAACGGCTGATTGCGGCCCTCAAACAGGCAGGCTACACGACTATCGGGCCGCTGGAACGCAGCGGGGCTATCGTATTGGGGGAGATCGGATCGACCGCGGATATTCCTGCCGGGCGGGTCGATGAACAGGACGCCGGGCGCTATCGATTGATGGATGAACCTGCAGGAAGCCTTTTCGCCCACGTGGTGGGACCCCATTCCCTGAAGCATCATCTCTACCCGGCCGAGATTCGGCTCATCGGGGCGCATCTGACAGACAGCGGATTCAAACTGGAGGCGTTTAAGGAGGATCCTCCCCGCTATGCCTTTATCGGGGTAAGGGCCTGTGATACGGCGGCCGTTGCTGTCCTGGACGGGGTCTTGCTGGATGGTCCGTCGGCCGATCCGGTTTATGCGGCCAGGCGAAAAAAGATGTTCATTGTGGCGGTGGATTGTACCAGGCCGGGCGGAACCTGCTTCTGCGTCTCCATGAAAACAGGCCCGCGGGTGGTTTCCGGCTTCGACATCGCCATGACGGAATTGAATCTGGATGGCCGGCACTGCTTCGTGGCCCGTGCTGGAAGCCGAGAGGGCGAACAGATCCTGAAGTCTGCCGGCGCGAAGCTGGCACCCGAGGAGGATAAGCGCCTGGCGGCGGAGGTAATGGAGAAAGCGGCCCGTAAAATGGGGCGCCGCATGGATACGGAGACGTTGGATGCCTTGTTCTTCGAGCATTTCGAGCATCCGCACTGGGATGAGGTGGCCGCACGCTGCTTGACGTGCGGCAATTGTACCCTGGTCTGCCCGACCTGTTTCTGCCACGGGGTTTCGGAGGAAAACGCGGTCGACGGGCGGAGCGCGGGGCGCATCCGGATGTGGGATACCTGCTTCAGCCGAGACTTTTCTTACATCCACGGGGGAAGTGTCCGGGAGTCGGCAAGGTCGCGGTACCGCCAGTGGATGACGCACAAACTGGTGACGTGGGTGCCGCAATTCGGGGCACGCGGGTGTGTCGGGTGCGGACGCTGCATCACCTGGTGTCCGGTGGGGATCGACATCACGGCTGAGGTGAAGGCCCTTCAAGCATAA
- a CDS encoding anthranilate synthase component I family protein, with protein MKPSRTLSCQAPLKLLKNEILCEYASDAIFLETARGLAGMPGCCVLLSGGDLDCSRYSLIAWDPFLTFKAKGEAITLETPFGTQQKQGDPLECLDHLFWRLQPDFNLPAAPFGGGAVGYLAYELKNRIETLPQTVRDDLGLPDLYLTFPSRVLTHDRSLGILRYLVLGTGNHQDLDVNPLHRRILRPGPPPRAGRTESNFTPDAYRAAVSAVREYIAAGDVYQVNLSQRFSFQLQGDPFALWERLFARNPAPFYAYLNTGDHQVLCTSMERFLFREGDTIETRPIKGTRPRGGSPAEDIRLGRELQQSTKDDAELSMIVDLLRNDLGRVCRPRTIRVVSHKRVEAYRNVFHLVSTVAGEAITNLTHAGLLRAAFPGGSITGCPKIRAMEIIDELEPCVRHVYTGCIGYLGLHRNLDLNIAIRTAIVHQGTCRFSAGGGIVYDSDPEMEFLETLHKAGTLFEVHRQLGRRHS; from the coding sequence ATGAAGCCTTCGCGAACGCTCTCCTGTCAGGCCCCTCTCAAGCTGCTCAAGAACGAGATCCTCTGCGAATATGCCTCGGATGCTATTTTCCTGGAGACAGCCAGAGGCCTTGCAGGGATGCCCGGTTGCTGCGTCCTTCTAAGCGGAGGAGATCTGGACTGCAGCCGCTATTCGCTCATCGCCTGGGACCCTTTTCTCACCTTCAAAGCCAAAGGCGAAGCCATCACCCTCGAGACGCCCTTTGGAACCCAACAAAAGCAGGGTGACCCGCTGGAATGCCTGGACCATTTGTTTTGGAGGCTGCAGCCCGATTTCAACCTGCCGGCCGCCCCATTTGGCGGCGGAGCCGTCGGCTATCTGGCCTATGAACTCAAGAACCGGATCGAAACCCTCCCCCAGACCGTCCGCGACGACCTGGGACTGCCCGATCTCTATCTGACCTTCCCATCCAGGGTCCTGACCCATGACCGCTCGCTTGGAATCCTGCGATATCTTGTCCTCGGCACTGGAAACCATCAAGATTTGGATGTGAATCCTCTTCACCGTCGGATCCTGAGGCCGGGCCCCCCTCCCAGAGCAGGCCGGACCGAGAGCAATTTCACCCCTGACGCGTACCGCGCAGCCGTCTCCGCCGTTCGGGAATATATCGCGGCAGGGGATGTCTATCAGGTCAACTTGTCTCAGCGCTTCAGCTTCCAGCTGCAAGGGGATCCGTTCGCCCTTTGGGAGCGCCTGTTCGCACGGAACCCAGCCCCATTCTACGCCTACCTGAACACCGGCGACCACCAGGTGCTCTGCACCTCGATGGAGCGATTTCTTTTCCGGGAGGGCGACACCATCGAGACCCGGCCCATCAAAGGCACCCGGCCCAGAGGCGGCAGCCCGGCCGAAGACATCCGGCTCGGGAGGGAACTCCAGCAAAGCACCAAGGACGATGCGGAACTCTCCATGATTGTGGACCTCCTGCGAAACGACCTCGGCAGGGTCTGCCGCCCGCGCACCATCCGCGTCGTGTCGCACAAGCGGGTGGAGGCCTACCGGAACGTCTTCCACCTGGTCTCCACGGTGGCCGGTGAAGCCATCACTAACCTCACGCATGCCGGTCTCCTGCGCGCCGCCTTCCCGGGCGGCTCCATCACCGGCTGTCCGAAGATACGGGCCATGGAGATCATCGACGAACTCGAACCGTGCGTCCGGCATGTCTACACCGGCTGCATCGGCTACCTCGGGTTGCACCGGAACCTGGACCTCAATATCGCCATCCGCACGGCCATCGTGCATCAAGGGACATGCCGCTTTTCGGCAGGCGGCGGTATCGTGTATGATTCGGACCCGGAGATGGAGTTTCTGGAAACCCTCCACAAGGCCGGAACCCTTTTCGAGGTGCACCGGCAGCTCGGCCGGAGACACTCATGA
- a CDS encoding acyl-CoA thioesterase, with amino-acid sequence MEPITDRSDVPSNGWHECRIRVRYKDTDRMGVVYYGNYLTFFEIARAEFMRDLGFSYARLEADGYSLVVIEAAAKYHGNVGYDAVVRARSNVAELSRVRMRFEYRILDEEGRLLVSGHTTHACLDGNQKPVRIPAAIDQAIRERCSIP; translated from the coding sequence ATGGAACCAATAACGGATCGAAGCGACGTCCCCTCCAACGGCTGGCACGAATGCCGGATCCGCGTCCGTTACAAGGACACCGACCGGATGGGCGTCGTCTATTACGGCAATTACCTCACCTTTTTCGAAATCGCCCGCGCGGAATTCATGCGGGATCTCGGGTTTTCATATGCCCGCCTCGAAGCGGACGGCTACAGTCTGGTGGTGATCGAGGCGGCGGCGAAGTACCATGGCAACGTGGGTTATGACGCGGTCGTCCGCGCCCGATCGAATGTCGCGGAGCTGAGCAGGGTGCGTATGCGCTTCGAATACCGGATCCTGGATGAAGAAGGGCGCCTGCTCGTCAGCGGCCACACCACCCATGCCTGCCTGGATGGAAACCAGAAACCGGTGCGCATCCCTGCAGCGATCGACCAGGCCATCCGCGAGAGGTGCTCGATCCCATAG
- the mutM gene encoding bifunctional DNA-formamidopyrimidine glycosylase/DNA-(apurinic or apyrimidinic site) lyase, producing the protein MPELPEVQTIVDDLLEGGLRGAVITRAEVLWPRTVSGLTPEQFCRGIAGKVAAAVRRRGKFIVFDLAPQGHLLVHLRMSGRLIVASPREARSPYDRLVLRFGADREVRLHDTRKFGRCYLVEDTKGILDRLGPEPLDPDFSVPLLAERLRSRRRRLKPLLLDQSFLAGLGNIYVDEALWEAKLHPCRVSATLTRKEIRALHRAIVKVLEKGIRNSGTSLGRGKANFRSLGEKAGKNQAHLEVFRRTSEPCRRCRCPIERIVVGQRGTHICPQCQAL; encoded by the coding sequence ATGCCGGAGCTTCCCGAGGTGCAGACGATCGTAGACGACCTTCTGGAGGGGGGGCTCAGGGGCGCCGTCATCACGCGAGCGGAAGTCCTGTGGCCGCGGACTGTCAGCGGGCTCACGCCCGAACAGTTTTGCAGGGGGATCGCGGGGAAGGTCGCCGCAGCTGTTCGCCGGAGGGGGAAGTTTATCGTCTTCGATCTGGCGCCTCAGGGACACCTGCTGGTTCATTTGCGTATGTCCGGCCGGCTCATTGTCGCCTCCCCCCGAGAGGCACGCTCGCCTTACGACCGGCTCGTCCTGCGGTTCGGAGCGGATCGCGAGGTGCGGCTTCACGATACGCGGAAGTTTGGACGCTGCTATCTCGTCGAGGATACCAAGGGCATTCTTGACCGGTTGGGGCCGGAACCCCTCGATCCGGATTTCAGCGTGCCGCTCTTGGCCGAGAGGCTCCGTTCCCGCAGGCGGCGCTTGAAGCCCCTTCTGCTGGATCAATCCTTTCTGGCGGGGCTCGGGAATATCTACGTCGATGAGGCCTTGTGGGAGGCGAAGCTCCATCCCTGCAGGGTCTCTGCGACCCTCACGCGCAAAGAAATCCGGGCTCTTCACAGGGCGATCGTCAAGGTGCTCGAAAAAGGCATTCGAAACAGCGGGACATCCCTCGGGCGCGGTAAGGCCAATTTCAGGTCACTGGGGGAAAAAGCGGGCAAGAACCAGGCTCATCTGGAGGTTTTCCGCCGAACCAGCGAGCCGTGCCGGCGCTGCCGCTGTCCGATCGAACGGATCGTGGTGGGGCAGCGCGGCACCCACATCTGCCCGCAATGCCAGGCCTTGTAA
- a CDS encoding Ni/Fe hydrogenase subunit alpha has protein sequence MKGDKTIKVDVLARVEGEGGLFVKIKGGQVESVQFRIFEPPRFFEALLCGRCHAEAPDITARICGICPIAYMTSSSQAMESAFGARLTGPLRELRRLIYCGEWIESHGLHIYMLHAPDFLGCADAIELAGIQPEMVKRGLRLKAVGNRIVTLLGGREIHPVNFKVGGFYRVPGRRELLALTEDLEWARDAAYDTVRWVAGFDFPVFEQDYEFVSMHHPDEYAVLEGRLVSSEGLDIPLEAFEAHFREEQAAHSTALHAAVKARGPYMVGPMARFNLNFDQLPPMARRAAEEAGCVPPCRNPFKSIVVRAIEVLCACETALDIVAGYDPPPSPAIDFEPHSATAYGCSEAPRGICWHRYALDEEGVIRSVRIVPPTSQNQGVVERDLRRLVERYADLPEDRLTWLCEQAIRNYDPCISCSCHVVQTS, from the coding sequence ATGAAAGGTGACAAGACCATCAAGGTGGATGTTTTGGCGAGGGTGGAGGGCGAAGGGGGCCTCTTTGTGAAAATCAAAGGGGGGCAGGTCGAATCGGTCCAGTTCCGCATCTTCGAACCTCCCCGCTTCTTCGAAGCGCTCCTTTGCGGCCGCTGTCATGCTGAGGCGCCCGACATCACGGCCCGCATCTGCGGAATCTGCCCGATCGCTTACATGACCAGCTCCAGCCAGGCGATGGAGTCGGCTTTCGGCGCAAGGCTCACGGGGCCCTTGAGGGAGTTGCGGCGTCTCATTTACTGCGGGGAGTGGATCGAAAGCCACGGACTGCACATTTATATGCTCCACGCCCCGGATTTCCTCGGCTGCGCGGATGCCATCGAACTCGCGGGGATTCAGCCCGAGATGGTGAAGCGTGGACTCAGACTAAAGGCCGTTGGAAACCGCATCGTCACGCTCCTTGGAGGGCGCGAGATCCATCCCGTCAATTTCAAGGTCGGCGGCTTTTACCGGGTTCCGGGACGGCGGGAATTGCTGGCACTGACCGAAGACCTTGAATGGGCGCGGGATGCGGCCTATGACACGGTTCGGTGGGTGGCGGGTTTCGATTTTCCCGTATTTGAGCAGGACTATGAATTTGTCTCTATGCACCATCCGGATGAATACGCGGTGCTCGAGGGGCGTCTGGTATCCAGCGAAGGGCTCGACATCCCTCTGGAGGCCTTCGAGGCGCATTTCAGGGAAGAGCAAGCCGCCCATTCGACCGCTCTCCATGCGGCGGTAAAAGCACGTGGCCCCTACATGGTTGGCCCCATGGCGCGTTTCAACCTGAACTTCGACCAACTGCCACCGATGGCGCGGCGGGCGGCAGAGGAGGCCGGCTGCGTTCCGCCCTGCCGGAATCCGTTCAAGAGCATTGTCGTCAGGGCCATCGAAGTCCTTTGCGCCTGTGAAACGGCGCTCGATATCGTCGCCGGCTATGACCCCCCGCCAAGCCCTGCAATCGATTTCGAGCCCCATTCGGCTACCGCGTACGGTTGCTCGGAGGCTCCACGGGGGATCTGCTGGCACCGCTATGCATTGGATGAGGAAGGCGTGATCCGGTCCGTGCGGATTGTACCGCCGACCTCGCAGAATCAGGGCGTCGTCGAAAGGGATCTGCGCCGGCTGGTGGAGCGGTATGCGGATCTACCGGAGGACCGGCTCACCTGGCTGTGCGAACAGGCCATCAGGAACTACGATCCCTGTATTTCCTGTTCTTGCCACGTCGTGCAGACGAGTTGA
- a CDS encoding MFS transporter — protein sequence MKQPSMQPEDRGSSLNREALHNRLYTPSFLIMAFASFSMVSSLASFFLFPLFVTARGGSKIDIGVMMGVMALAAVFCRPWVSLMVDRAGRKRSYTAGSFIMGSAPLAYLLLDGPLTGFYWPLVVLRLFHGIGVALCFTASFTYIADIIPPGRLNEGIGMFGTSGLMGMAVGPLITEPIIHRFGFDVYFLACAGMGFLSFFLHLPLRETFVYRADERQAGFFEVLRRRKILMVTMLAFLFGIGLAGYGGFVAPFAQALGIEHISVYFVAYTFAAVVTRFFGGRAADRVGEERVVPCALFITGGGLLLLTQLGGHVLLAIAGLVSGCGHGILYPSLNTLALRRERSEVRGKINGIYTGGIDLGIFLGSVLLGWIGEHAGYRAVFAVAGGSLMLGLAVFLSRMRVWLDEPD from the coding sequence ATGAAACAGCCCAGCATGCAGCCCGAGGACAGGGGTTCTTCACTGAACCGCGAGGCCCTGCACAATCGCCTGTACACCCCTTCTTTCCTTATCATGGCGTTTGCCAGCTTCAGCATGGTCTCGAGTCTGGCTTCCTTCTTCCTGTTTCCTCTTTTTGTCACCGCGCGTGGCGGCTCGAAGATCGACATCGGCGTCATGATGGGTGTGATGGCCCTGGCTGCAGTGTTTTGCCGCCCCTGGGTCTCCCTGATGGTAGACCGCGCCGGCCGCAAGCGGAGCTACACCGCGGGGAGCTTCATCATGGGATCGGCCCCGCTCGCCTATCTCCTTCTGGATGGCCCTTTGACCGGCTTTTATTGGCCCCTCGTCGTGCTCAGACTGTTTCACGGCATCGGCGTGGCCCTCTGTTTCACGGCGTCCTTTACCTATATCGCCGATATCATTCCTCCCGGACGCCTCAACGAGGGGATCGGCATGTTTGGCACGTCCGGTCTGATGGGGATGGCGGTAGGCCCCCTGATCACCGAGCCGATCATCCATCGGTTTGGGTTCGATGTCTATTTTCTGGCCTGCGCAGGCATGGGGTTCCTGAGTTTTTTCCTTCATCTGCCGCTGCGGGAGACCTTTGTGTACCGTGCAGACGAGCGTCAGGCTGGTTTTTTCGAAGTGCTTCGGCGCAGAAAGATCCTCATGGTCACGATGCTGGCGTTCCTGTTCGGCATCGGGCTGGCGGGCTACGGAGGGTTCGTTGCGCCTTTCGCCCAGGCGCTGGGGATCGAGCACATCTCGGTCTATTTCGTGGCGTACACCTTTGCGGCGGTGGTTACCCGTTTTTTCGGGGGGCGGGCGGCAGACCGGGTGGGGGAGGAGCGGGTCGTTCCCTGCGCCCTTTTCATCACAGGGGGCGGACTCCTGCTGCTGACGCAGCTGGGAGGGCATGTGCTGCTCGCGATCGCAGGGCTGGTGAGCGGCTGCGGGCATGGGATCCTCTATCCGTCTTTGAACACCTTGGCCCTGCGCCGTGAACGATCCGAGGTCAGGGGCAAGATCAACGGCATCTACACGGGCGGGATCGATCTGGGGATCTTTCTGGGCTCCGTCCTGCTCGGGTGGATCGGGGAACATGCCGGCTACCGGGCCGTTTTTGCCGTCGCCGGCGGGTCGCTCATGCTGGGGCTGGCCGTCTTCCTGTCGAGGATGCGGGTTTGGCTGGACGAGCCGGATTGA
- a CDS encoding FAD/NAD(P)-binding protein — translation MPEHSYTVMEPVLYSIERRKRETRDTFTLELVREDGGAPMRFWPGQFNMLYMFGVGEVPISISGDPLDEAKIVHTIRSYGSVTHKMAELRRGDVIGVRGPFGRPWPLDELEGGDVVLAAGGIGLAPLRPVIYSILGRRQRFGDIALIYGERTPSDILFRTLLEQWRGRFDMKIEVTVDSAREGWRGSVGVVTTLIPGLRLDAERTRALICGPQIMMTHTIRALKDKGLTEERIHVSTERNMKCGEGICGHCQLGTVLVCRDGPVFRLSEIGTLLGKREL, via the coding sequence ATGCCGGAGCATTCGTACACGGTGATGGAACCGGTCCTTTACAGCATCGAGCGCCGAAAGAGGGAGACACGGGATACGTTCACCCTGGAACTCGTGCGGGAAGACGGTGGCGCTCCCATGCGTTTTTGGCCGGGGCAGTTCAACATGCTTTACATGTTCGGCGTGGGGGAAGTTCCGATCTCGATCAGCGGGGATCCGCTGGACGAAGCGAAGATCGTCCATACCATCCGCTCTTACGGCTCTGTAACCCACAAGATGGCCGAGCTGAGGCGGGGGGACGTGATCGGGGTCCGGGGGCCCTTCGGCCGGCCATGGCCGCTCGATGAATTGGAAGGGGGGGATGTCGTCCTGGCCGCCGGTGGCATCGGCCTCGCGCCCTTGCGGCCTGTCATCTATTCGATCCTGGGGCGCAGGCAGCGCTTCGGGGATATCGCCCTCATTTACGGGGAGCGGACTCCGTCCGATATCCTCTTCCGTACCCTCCTCGAACAATGGCGCGGTCGTTTCGACATGAAGATCGAGGTAACCGTCGACAGCGCCCGTGAGGGGTGGCGGGGCAGTGTCGGGGTGGTGACGACCCTCATCCCGGGCCTCCGTCTGGACGCCGAGCGCACCCGAGCCCTGATCTGTGGGCCTCAAATCATGATGACCCATACGATCCGGGCGCTCAAGGATAAAGGACTGACCGAAGAACGCATCCATGTGTCCACGGAGCGGAACATGAAATGCGGGGAGGGGATCTGCGGCCATTGCCAGCTCGGCACGGTCCTGGTCTGCCGGGACGGCCCGGTTTTCCGCCTGAGTGAGATCGGGACGCTGTTGGGGAAACGGGAGTTGTGA
- a CDS encoding oxidoreductase: MPKMRKPKLAVWKFASCDGCQLTLLDCERDLLTIAGEIRIAYFPEASRTFLPGPYDLSLVEGSITTPHDEERIHKVRRRSKIVVTIGACATSGGIQALRNFDDVRRFTRAVYPRPEWIQTLKKSTPVADHIQVDYELKGCPIQKTQLLEVITALLAGRKPCIPTYSVCVECKRRGNVCVTVARGVPCLGPVTQAGCGAICPSYDRGCYGCFGPKETPNTASLTHMWRAALGVEKVDILRAFRGFNANADAFRKESETHER; encoded by the coding sequence ATGCCGAAAATGAGAAAACCGAAGCTCGCCGTTTGGAAATTCGCCTCCTGTGACGGGTGCCAGTTGACGCTTCTCGATTGCGAAAGGGATCTCCTGACCATCGCCGGTGAGATCCGGATCGCCTATTTCCCGGAGGCCTCCCGCACGTTCTTGCCGGGGCCCTACGATCTATCGCTTGTCGAGGGGTCTATCACGACCCCTCATGACGAGGAGCGGATCCACAAGGTGAGGCGCCGGTCGAAAATCGTTGTGACCATCGGGGCCTGCGCCACGTCGGGAGGGATTCAGGCCCTCAGAAATTTCGATGATGTGCGGCGCTTCACAAGAGCGGTGTATCCGAGACCCGAATGGATCCAGACGCTCAAAAAGTCGACGCCGGTTGCTGATCACATCCAGGTGGATTACGAGCTGAAAGGCTGCCCCATTCAAAAAACCCAGTTGCTCGAGGTGATTACCGCGCTCCTTGCGGGCCGTAAACCGTGCATCCCCACATACAGCGTCTGTGTGGAATGCAAACGCCGTGGGAATGTCTGCGTAACGGTGGCGCGGGGCGTCCCCTGCCTCGGGCCGGTGACACAGGCTGGTTGCGGCGCCATTTGCCCGAGCTATGATCGCGGCTGTTATGGGTGTTTCGGGCCGAAGGAGACCCCCAATACCGCCTCGTTGACGCACATGTGGCGTGCTGCACTCGGGGTCGAGAAGGTCGATATCCTCAGGGCCTTCCGCGGCTTCAATGCCAACGCGGATGCCTTCCGGAAAGAGAGTGAGACCCATGAAAGGTGA
- a CDS encoding Crp/Fnr family transcriptional regulator → MKEHAAEEAEKMLAEHVFFRDLDPAIIKMLSSSARSVSFDAGEPIYREGNEADRFFLIETGRVAIQVFVTGRGSVTVYTVGPGDILGWSWFYSPYRRRFDATALEKTRAVMLEGAFLRERAEEDPRLGYELLKRFSLVAVNRLQDMTLQLLDLYGRHL, encoded by the coding sequence ATGAAGGAGCACGCAGCTGAAGAGGCGGAAAAGATGCTGGCCGAGCATGTCTTCTTTCGTGATCTCGATCCAGCGATTATCAAGATGCTGTCTTCCAGCGCCCGGTCGGTGAGTTTCGATGCCGGAGAGCCCATTTACCGGGAGGGGAACGAAGCGGATCGGTTTTTCCTGATCGAAACGGGCCGGGTGGCGATCCAGGTGTTTGTTACCGGGCGCGGATCCGTGACCGTCTACACGGTGGGACCCGGGGACATCCTGGGCTGGTCCTGGTTTTATTCGCCTTACCGGAGGCGTTTCGATGCGACGGCGCTGGAAAAAACCCGGGCCGTGATGTTGGAAGGTGCGTTTCTAAGAGAGAGGGCCGAAGAGGATCCGCGCCTCGGTTATGAGCTGTTGAAGCGTTTTTCACTTGTTGCCGTCAATCGCCTCCAGGATATGACCCTGCAGCTCCTGGATTTGTACGGCAGGCATCTTTGA